The genome window AATGAATCAGCAGTTACTAAATTTGAAGTTGAGTTGTTAACAACTAGACAAGTCTATTGAAGCACCTTAGCTGGTCCCATCATTCAGTAACCCCACTCCTCATGCCACTTATTATGTTCATGGATAAATATTTGGGTTTCTTACGTAGGTTATCTGTTGTATAAAAGCAGGTGCTTATGTAGAACACTATGTAAAACTTATGTGATCTTCGTTGAAACAGTTGTTTGATCATCAATTGATGGGCTTGTTcactctttttgtttttgttttctaccAATAGCTGGAatactttcttatttttacaCTGTTATGTCACATATTAAACATTTTCCCACCATTTTAAATGATACAGGGATGGTCCTTTATATTTGGAATGGGCGCCTGGCAATGTTCTTAGTCAAAGTTCAAAAACTGAGAGCATTGAAAACAACAGTGCCGTTGTTGGTGAGCATGATGTCAAAAAGGTTATGTTAGAGCAATATGTGGAAGGAATATCTGATGTGGATGCTGATCCTGATAGAGTGGAGGTTAGTTTTtatatgcttttcttttttcccattAGCTTTatctcctcttcctttttgtCTACACATCTGACCATATCACAAACAAACTGGGTATGCTACATCTTACTTTCTAAATGCAGTTCAAGAAACTGTACTCACAATCCTTTGCACACAACTCTTTGTTGTTTGTCATGATGAGACACAACTAGTATTGTTGGGAGACTAGCATCTTTGGCTGGCTTCTAAGTGACCAAActtgttttaatttggtttttataaCAGTAACTGGACCAAATTCATGATACGATATCATTTTTAAAATGGTGTAGTTTGGCAACTATTTTGCAATAGGAAgctcatattttgattttatttggttttaatCTTCTAAGGGAAATCCATGCAAACATCATTCAGGCTACTTCTAGAAGACAAAATTCTAGCTTGTTGACGATAAGAACAGAATGTGTGCAATTGTACATTAGGTATAACAAGCGATAATGTGAGCAGAACTTAAGTGTTAGCACAGCGTGTGCCACGTGACAAAACTTGATTCTTCTGTTAAAAACTTAACGCTGGTGGTGTATGGTTTTTTCCTGATTTATGCtgctttttcttgttttgtgaTTGTTGACACCTGTGGGTTCTTTTTCCCCATTTTTCGTTGTTCTGTTGCATTTGCCTATTTTTCTGTCTACccaatttaataatttttctgTCTTTGTTGTGTAACATCCTCCAGTCACGATCTCTATATGTCAAGAACCTGAGCTTTAAGACTTCCGACGAGAGTTTGAAAAAGCATTTTAGTGAACAAGTGAAGGAGGGAAAAATATTTAGTGTCAAGGTGATTATTCAGCTGGCCAGAATCATTACTTTTATTTActtgatatattttttcttctctataTCCCCTCTATCTCTATGTGCAGGTAAAGAAACACTTGAAAAACGGGAAGAATGTTTCaatgggttttggttttataGAGTTTGATTCTCTGGAGACAGCAACAAATGTTTGCAGGGATTTACAGGTAAAGCCAGAATCTAGTCAAAATTATCTGCATAAAATGTGCAATTTCGGAAATTCACTGCAACTAAATATTTACCATTTTCCAGGGAACTGTTTTGGATGGGCACTCTCTTATTTTGCAACTTTGTCATGCCAAGAAAGATGAAGTGCCAAAAAAAGTTGACAAGGATAAAAGTTCAACAAAATTACTTGTGAAAAATGTAGCCTTTGAGGCTACAGAGAAAGACCTCAGACAGCTATTTAGCCCATTTGGTCAGGTGAATTAGCAAACTTTGACAAGTTAACTACTAGATTTCGGATCCTCTATGTTTTCCGTGCTGATATTGTATTTTGGACATAAACTATGTCATTTCAAACCTCGTTTTACTTATTTATCAACTATAATTCCTACACAGTTAATTTTAAACCATAAATATGTTACCCCTTGAGCTCTAAGATGACGTTTTAGCCATCGCAAGCATGCCCTTGTTCTCCCAAAAGGGGCAACCTGTGTTATTGCCTCACAGTTTAATTCTGTTGAGCCTGTGAGTATGAGGATAAATTTCCACATAGTACACCAATATATTGTGATTCTATAATtgactttatttctttttatgttcCAGATTAAAAGCTTACGCTTGCCGATGAAGTTCGGACAGCATAGAGGCTTTGCTTTTGTGGAGTTCATCACAAAGCAAGAGgcagaaaatgcccttaaaGCACTTTCAAGCACGCATTTGTACGGTCGCCATCTGGTAAGGCATTGACAGTATTTGAGACAAGTGAGTTCTCCTTTTTAAAGTAGAAATCAGCCTCTGTAACTGTTTCCTGTTAACTCCAGGTTCTTGAGAGAGCAAAGGAAGGTGAGAGCTTGGAAGAACTACGGGCTCGAACAGCTGCTCAGTTCACAGATGAGCAAACTGGGTTTTCCAGGAAGAGGAAGCACACGACCACCGTGGACGATGGCAAGATCAAATTTCAGAGGACTGCTGATTAGGGTTTTCAGATGCTTGATGTGTGTCATGTGTTAGATCGGagttgtaattttcttttttgtttaggttatatttcattttattttgttaagcTAGCCCCAGTTTTGGGTAGTTTGGGAGCTggtaattataattttgttattaGACACTCCTTTatataatctatatatataaagcaaaatgtagaaaatggtaaaacattcaaaatatcataaaatgtctttggttaatgcaaacatttagaattgaaattattaattaaatgagaataatatggtaaattcacacttttttatatttaaaaaaattaaaattaaaagaaatattagataatgaatcttatttttatgagatatAACtatccattattatttttaattctaaaataaatttaaattttaaaaaaagaaagcctCTCGCAGATGCAGAAGCTCATGCGGAGGGGTTAATACATGTTTTACGTAAATTCAACAAATGCTACTTTATATTGCATAAATCTTCAACTTTGATTGGctataattaaaaatccattaatcaggataaaataaaaaatgttataTACCCTCAACAACTTTTACCTTCATAAAACTAGTTaatcatataaatataacactttttcttttcaatttatatTCATAACAGGTCATGTCATGCAAAGTGTGATGACCACAAAAGACCTATAATTTATGCTTAACCCTTATTATGTCTAAGATCAATAAGGTTTCCTTATTTTTAGGTCATGATCCGTTTCCTAAGCAATAATACCGGGTCCAAGGACAACCCAACTCTGAATTGATCACATAAATCTCTCAGCTATTTGTTTTCATGTCAAATTCaatagaaaaccaaaactcaAGAACAAAATTTGACACTAGAATCACAATTCAAACATAATGGCTGATGAAAGTGCTAAGGCTGAATGTAAGCGTGTGTTTAAGCGCTTTGATGTCAATGGTGATGGCAAGATTTCATTGACTGAGCTCGCGGATGCACTCACGGCACTTGGCTCTTTTTCGCCGGACGAAGTCCGTAAAAGAATGGAGGAGATCGACATGGATCACGATGGATTCATTTCACTCGACGAGCTATTTGCTTTCCAACGTGCCAACCCTGATTTGATGAAGGAAGTTGTCAAGCGACTGTCATGagtaaattatatataagtaTTATATTTATTGATCACATCTCTGGCAGGAATAAAACCTATATGTACAAATCAGTCTCATAAACATAGTCAGAGAACGTGGTGAGTACATGTGACATCTAGCGTTACACAaactttaattttatatatatatatatatatatatatatatatatattcttcttACTCACAATGGTGAGAGTTGGACTCTAATCATTCTACTGGTTCATttagaataaattttaatGTATCTGCCGGCATTTGTGTGTggtatcttcttcttcttcttcttctctctctctttccatCTTATCTTATTTTATAAAACAGACTTTGAGACAAACATTTCACGGTTTTCTAGCTATTGATTGAGTAATAGAGGGAGGAAAATAGCCCCATGTAACTTTTCACCACCAAACATCCATTGAAATTTTATCTTAGCTTGAACGAATTTAGTCAAACTAAAGAGAGCGACTGATTTATACgcaacaaaatcaaaacgaatagtcaaaagaataaataataacTTCTCCCATTCTAAAGGGGTGCAACTGAAACTGCTGCTCCCAAGCTACATGCCAAATGATCATAAAAGTTAAAAGCCAATAATACAGGACCAAGAacaggaaggaaaaaaaaaggccgCCAACCTTTGCCACGCACCCATATATAAAACATCCAAGTCATACATACAGAAACATTGACTTCaacataataattaattatgtgTGCCCCtgatacataatttttttttttcttttttaaatttcttctgaacaagaagaagagcttatggtggctttttttttttaaaggttcAAACTACTATGATGAAAGTGCTATACGGAGGAGGCCAGACCATGACAACTTCGGGTCTATACCTAGCCGCCCCTGGATATATCTTAACAGAATGGAAAAAGTTATAATATTATTCATGTAGAGAAGCATTAACATATCCAAGAGCGAAAAGGGAAAACCATGGAGACAAGACCCTACCGTAGTCCTCATTCTTTATGGGTCTCTAATCCACTAACTACGACAAGGTTAGAGAGAATAGTTTCCACTACCTGCAACTATATAGCAGTGATGGATTTAGAACACAGTCGACCATTGGTCTTAGCTCATCCCAGTTTCCATCTGATGTTAACATCTCATCTTCTTTTGGATTCGAAAAGCTTATGTATGAGTTCACCATTGGATCAACTTCACCTTTTAAGCTCAGCTGATCACCTGCGGAAAATCGGTTTCCTTCGTACACATGATCGTTATAGAAAATAGGGCTCCTTTCAAATTGATCCTTATTAGCAGCCAAAGCACCAAAACTTATATCCGATTCAGGACTGCATGGTTTAGAACTTGAGTCAGCCACAATTTGCTTTGGATTCGAAGTTGCCTTTTGCCAATTTGATGCATACTTTCTGCAAGAATAATTATTATCTCGCTTCAAAATCCTGCAAAGTGTCCAAACTTCCTGCAATTATATGAAAGAACTAGTTAGTTATACCATCTCTTATATATAGAGAATAACAAAAACATGCATCTGAAGTATTGATTATAGGTGGATTGAAAGTGTGGTCTAAATTCATAGTTTGATAACATAACATGCCAAATATCTTATAATTAAGAAACGGGAAAGTAAGAGAGAATCTAATAGCTATTTAACATATATGTTATTATATAAAGAGAACGTACAGCTTCTTGAGTATAGTTCTTGATGTTAGAAGTGTCATCCTTGCTTGAACTAGCCGGAAGGCGGAATTCGTGCATCATCCAGTCTGTTTTGGTACCCTTTCCAGCACTTCCCCGGTAGTAGACTAGGGATTTCTTTAAGCCAATGCAACTGTGAAAGTCACCAACAGAATATACAGGCTTATCAATGCCAGTGGCTTTCCAAAACCCTGATTTTGTGACCCGGTTGGGTCTTACGCTATTTCTGTACTTCTTTCCCCTTCTGCAAAAGAAGTACCACTCCTTGCCCCCAACAATGCCGCTAGCTTCTGCATTTTCAACAATGGAGAaccaaaatcatatatatgaACAAACATTGAGTAGAAGTTATCTACATCAAATCTAAATATAAATGAAGAGAAACGGAGAGGAGCATACTTGGAAGATCCCAAGGGTCATATTTGTAAATATCAATAAGTTTGATGAGTTCTAGACGAATGGGTTTGTTCTCCACCTTCCTCCGAAGATAAAACCTCACAAGCTCTTCATCAGTGGGATGAAAACGATACCCAGGAAGCAAATTTGCATCTTCCTTAATGTTGTTTGAATCACTCATCATATTCTGAACCTCCATTTCTGTATAGTTTCTTCCTATTGGCGTTTTCTGATCCATTTATTTGAGGGCTTAAAGCCAATTAACCTTCTTATAGTGTGAAGAGAGTGCTTTGGTCAAAGTCGTGTGCTTGACTGAAAAAGATGAATTTGTCAGTTTTGGGTGGAGAACAAAAAGGTCGCGACTATCATCTCATGATTGTCTTCAATTGGGTCAGATGTTTGGACCAAgtgaaagagaaataaaacaaTGTGACGTATTGGTTTTGAAAATGTTGGCTAAATTAAAGGAAGAGTAGTCATTGAAAGGAACAATTTTGACTAAATTTGCCATTTATTAGTTGTGGCGATTATGTAAACCGCAACCCTATGTTTATTTCCTATTTGAGAGTGAGAAACTGGTTTTCGGTTTGTCAAATTTTCGGAGCATGCAATGTAGACGCTTTAAAAAACTTATTGTATAGTACTAATTTAGGTGTTAATTATAATGAGTAGATGACGAACATATTAAAGTATAGTATAATATTAGTAAACTAATAACATCACGCGACGGTAATACCGTCTCACTAGTATTACCTTATTATAAACTGTTTGTACTAAGTCTCATACATGTGGTTAATGTCATTTTCATCACCCCATGCATTCATGTACAGAGAAATCCTTAAATTAAGGCCCAATAATTGGATTTcgtatataaaattatttattcatgtatatacacacacacacatgcatgTAACCGAAGAATAAAATCTTTCACCTGGAAAAATTAACTTGATTAGGATCTTTACAAAAAAGGTCAACTTTGTTAGATACATTTAAGCGACTTTTGATCTAAACCTATAAACATTACTTGTAGGTTCATACACAGATTTCATTTCCTTTAATTATACTTTATGTATGCCAATTGTGATTTGGGTGGCTGCTGCCAAGATTGTTTGACCGATTGTTGAttggtttttcatttctctgaTCGACGGTTGCTAGTTGTATCAATTCCCCAAATCGGTGTATGTACTCAACCGACAAGAATtcatggtatatatatatatatatatgtataattattgaaattaattaattaattaattaattttgggGTTGAAACATAATATCTTCTTGATAACTTATTTTAGAAATCAATGTACGTTTGTAGGCTAGCTAACTAAGTTGGAGCATACACACCATGAATCGTTTAAGTCATCCTTATCCAAAATCATCATACTTACATTACATATAGCCAAGTTATAATGTATTTTTgctatatttatttgttttatgagATAAATGTATTAATAGACTGTAAACCTGaattacatatttatacacaaattaaCCGATTAATAATATAAGTTTATAGTAAGGCATATATATTTGTTATCTTTCACGTCGAAGCTTCTAAAGTATTTatgttccttttttcttttaaaatttaaaaaaaatgtataagGAAAATTAAACCTTGAATTCATCTGCCATCCCATCTTTGTCATAGACAGTACTCCATTGCTAAGTCTCTAAGCAGGGTTAGaaatgaataattttttttctctatctcACTTTCCACGTGATAATAAGTAACTTAAAGACTAATgaaagaattttcttttgttaacaTTGACAAGCAGGTTAAAAGCTCTAGTAAGACAAAATGGATGAATTGATGTGGTGAGCATATAAAGTCAGATTAAACTCTCCGGAGTGATGgcttttaattaaagaagtgTATTTCCAAATTAAGAAACTTAATTTTTGCTGACCAAAACTACTAAAACAGTGCAAGAAATCTTTTTCAATCTATGGATTGAGACAGTTTgcataaaataattaacattCAAGTCCTCCCGAAAACTCAGGTGATCAACGACGGCATGCGTTTTGACTTTTCCAATTtccataaaattttattttatttttacgtTAGCAACTTCAATACTCCAACACACGAGTAGCGAGATAAGGATTGTTGGTTGCGtgcaatattttatttttattttctataattATGACCTTTTGCTCACGTCATCATCACCTCGGCATATTCTGCTGACTGAAGACAGCTGGAGTCGGGGGTCGTTAGCTCACGTGCTAACCACGTGTTTAGTTAGTTTTTAATTCCGTTAGATGGTTAGGCTGTTAAGCAACGGTGTTAGCATTTTGTGTCCAAGGCCCAATTCCAATTAAGCTTTTCCCGGGTTGACCCGGCCCGAGTATAAGGGCATAAAAGTCATTTCGTTGCAAAGAAAGCTTTTTCTATAAAGCTGATTATTCCTTCCACAGACAGCTAAAAATCAACAAACCGTGGACGCCAACAGACCAACTGCCATGGAATTCGCTTCTTGTTCAATTCTCAGAGCTCAGCCATTTTCAACCTTCATTCTTCCAGCCAACGCCATTTACACCCACTTGTTCGCTTCATGGCCTTCATCCAAGCACAATCTCAGCTTGGCCCTTCCATTTTTCTCCACTTTCCCGAGAAATTCGACTTTCCCGGGAAAATGTCAGCACTGCGATCGTTTCACTGCTTTCAGCTCGATTTCCGGCTCCCAGGACCAGAATCCATCTCAGAAACTCGCAGTTCTTCTTGAAGTTGACGggtgatattttctttttctcttactTCGAGTTCAAgcattttgtttaatttgttttctcgTTCGcgttttcttgtttctttggAGCTATTGTTTGCTGCATCGTTTTTTCGATAGGTGTTGGGATTTCTTGAAGACTTTTCCATGACGCATTGTCTTTATTTCAGGGTCCTTATGGATGCATACCGCTTGGGGAACCGACAAACCTTCAATGCTGGTGAGCAAATGCAGTCAGTATATGCATATTGTGTAAAAGAATTCAATAGCTAATTGTTGAGTATGGGTTTTATGTGTTTATCTCACCGTGCCTTCTTGTGATATATTGTCAGCATTTCGAAAGCTTGGGCTTGACTGTGCAAGTTGGACAGAACCTGTTTATCTGGACCTCCTGAGGtgtgaaataaaaattatgtgTAAAAGATTCTCTGTAAACATggttcttttatttctttaagtaatttatttgaCTTGCTtcaagcttttttttttacatatgAGTGAGTTGAATAACATTGCCGTGTCTGCAACTGGGTCATAAAATTTTTTACATATGGAAAATCACAAAGTTCTGCCTCAGATTGCTTTTTTGCTGCACAATTATGCCTtgtcttgttttcttcttatttggtttgaaaaaaagaattgaaaatgtttggattaatTAAGGTCTTATCAACTTTTATGCCTAAGGTTGTTCACGGTAGTTTATGCTAATTTTTCAGGAAGAGTGCTGGTGATGAGGAAAAGATGCTGAATTTGTATTTCAATCGGGTGTGTTACTCTTGTGTTGTCTTTGAAAAGTATGAATGCTTAAGGTAGTTCTTTGAAAATTTCCTTCATTAtgtatctttttcttttaaatcaaTGATCTGTCTTGCAGACTGGTTGGCCTAGTTCATTGCCCACAAGTGAGAAGGCGTCATTTGTGAAAAAGGTTCTGCAAAACAAGGTATTTCATATCTAAGATGACGTCTAATTAAGGGCTTAAGTTAGGTTTTAGGAATGCATCTCATATTGATGTCTGATCTAACAACTGAGATTCAAGTCTAGACTTAGGTCATTAACACAAAAGGTATATTACTAGGATTTAATTAGCTTTACTTGGGCTGCATGGTTCAAGTTTACCAGGTTGATAAACTTTTGATCACTGATCGTTTCAAAGCTTCCTTAATGTTGAGGATTC of Prunus dulcis chromosome 4, ALMONDv2, whole genome shotgun sequence contains these proteins:
- the LOC117625995 gene encoding transcription factor JUNGBRUNNEN 1-like, which translates into the protein MEVQNMMSDSNNIKEDANLLPGYRFHPTDEELVRFYLRRKVENKPIRLELIKLIDIYKYDPWDLPKASGIVGGKEWYFFCRRGKKYRNSVRPNRVTKSGFWKATGIDKPVYSVGDFHSCIGLKKSLVYYRGSAGKGTKTDWMMHEFRLPASSSKDDTSNIKNYTQEAEVWTLCRILKRDNNYSCRKYASNWQKATSNPKQIVADSSSKPCSPESDISFGALAANKDQFERSPIFYNDHVYEGNRFSAGDQLSLKGEVDPMVNSYISFSNPKEDEMLTSDGNWDELRPMVDCVLNPSLLYSCR